The Pan paniscus chromosome 1, NHGRI_mPanPan1-v2.0_pri, whole genome shotgun sequence genome has a segment encoding these proteins:
- the MYOG gene encoding myogenin: MAPSSWREGLLELGGWWQEQAFSDPMELYETSPYFYQEPRFYDGENYLPVHLQGFEPPGYERTELTLSPEAPGPLEDKGLGTPEHCPGQCLPWACKVCKRKSVSVDRRRAATLREKRRLKKVNEAFEALKRSTLLNPNQRLPKVEILRSAIQYIERLQALLSSLNQEERDLRYRGGGGPQPGVPSECSSHSASCSPEWGSALEFSANPGDHLLTADPTDAHNLHSLTSIVDSITVEDVSVAFPDETMPN, from the exons ATGGCACCCAGCAGTTGGCGTGAGGGGCTGCTGGAGCTTGGGGGCTGGTGGCAGGAACAAGCCTTTTCCGACCCCATGGAGCTGTATGAGACATCCCCCTACTTCTACCAGGAACCCCGCTTCTATGATGGGGAAAACTACCTGCCTGTCCACCTCCAGGGCTTCGAACCACCAGGCTATGAGCGGACGGAGCTCACCCTGAGCCCCGAGGCCCCAGGGCCCCTCGAGGACAAGGGGCTGGGGACCCCCGAGCACTGTCCAGGCCAGTGCCTGCCGTGGGCGTGTAAGGTGTGTAAGAGGAAGTCAGTGTCCGTGGACCGGCGGCGGGCGGCCACACTGAGGGAGAAGCGCAGGCTCAAGAAGGTGAATGAGGCCTTCGAGGCCCTGAAGAGGAGCACCCTGCTCAACCCCAACCAGCGGCTGCCCAAGGTGGAGATCCTGCGCAGTGCCATCCAGTACATCGAGCGCCTCCAGGCCCTGCTCAGCTCCCTCAACCAGGAGGAGCGTGACCTCCGCTACCGGGGCGGGGGCGGGCCCCAGCCAGGG GTGCCCAGCGAATGCAGCTCTCACAGCGCCTCCTGCAGTCCAGAGTGGGGCAGTGCACTGGAGTTCAGCGCCAACCCAGGGG ATCATCTGCTCACGGCTGACCCTACAGATGCCCACAACCTGCACTCCCTCACCTCCATCGTGGACAGCATCACAGTGGAAGATGTGTCTGTGGCCTTCCCAGATGAAACCATGCCCAACTGA